In Lysobacter lycopersici, a genomic segment contains:
- the gcvT gene encoding glycine cleavage system aminomethyltransferase GcvT has protein sequence MTQQTVLNATHRALGAKMVDFGGWDMPIHYGSQLEEHHQVRRDAGMFDVSHMTVVDLNGARVREFLRHLVANSVDKLQKPGKALYTTMLNAQGGVIDDLIVYFMSEDWFRLVVNAATRDKDLAWITGQAKAFDVEVKERPEFGMVAVQGPNARDKVIGLLREEDRAPVAKLVRFSAREARTTDGIVVFVARTGYTGEDGFEVVVPEAQAVAFWNALLAAGVKPAGLGARDTLRLEAGMNLYGQDMDETVSPYEAALGWTVALDGNADGQPRDFIGRNVLERQHADGAPRQMIGIVMDEKGVLRHGQKVLTDNGIGEILSGTFSPTLGKAIAFARVPAGAPGNVRVDIRGKEIPVRVVKFPFVRDGKPMDGI, from the coding sequence ATGACCCAGCAGACCGTCCTCAACGCCACCCACCGCGCGCTCGGCGCCAAGATGGTGGACTTCGGCGGCTGGGACATGCCGATCCACTACGGCTCGCAACTCGAGGAACACCACCAGGTGCGCCGCGACGCCGGCATGTTCGATGTCAGCCACATGACCGTGGTCGACCTGAACGGCGCGCGCGTGCGCGAGTTCCTGCGCCACCTCGTCGCCAACTCGGTCGACAAGCTGCAGAAGCCGGGCAAGGCGCTGTACACCACCATGCTCAATGCGCAGGGCGGGGTGATCGACGACCTCATCGTCTATTTCATGTCCGAGGACTGGTTCCGGCTGGTGGTGAACGCCGCGACCCGCGACAAGGACCTGGCATGGATCACCGGACAGGCCAAGGCCTTCGATGTCGAAGTGAAGGAACGTCCCGAATTCGGCATGGTCGCGGTGCAGGGGCCGAACGCGCGCGACAAGGTGATCGGCCTGCTGCGCGAGGAAGACCGTGCGCCGGTGGCCAAGCTGGTCCGCTTCAGCGCCCGCGAAGCCAGGACGACGGACGGCATCGTCGTGTTCGTCGCCCGCACCGGCTACACCGGCGAGGACGGGTTCGAGGTGGTCGTGCCCGAGGCGCAGGCCGTCGCGTTCTGGAACGCGCTGCTCGCCGCCGGCGTGAAACCGGCCGGGCTCGGAGCGCGCGACACCCTGCGCCTCGAGGCCGGCATGAACCTCTACGGCCAGGACATGGACGAAACCGTGTCGCCCTACGAAGCGGCGCTCGGCTGGACCGTCGCGCTGGACGGGAATGCCGATGGACAGCCGCGCGACTTCATCGGCCGCAACGTGCTCGAACGCCAGCACGCCGACGGCGCGCCGCGGCAGATGATCGGCATCGTCATGGACGAGAAGGGCGTGCTGCGCCACGGCCAGAAGGTGCTCACCGACAACGGGATTGGCGAGATCCTCAGCGGCACGTTCTCGCCGACGCTGGGCAAGGCGATCGCGTTCGCGCGCGTGCCGGCCGGCGCGCCCGGGAACGTGCGCGTGGACATCCGCGGCAAGGAAATCCCGGTGCGGGTGGTCAAGTTCCCGTTCGTAAGGGACGGCAAACCGATGGACGGTATTTGA